The genomic region CTTTGATGGGGtggtggaggagaagaagagacaggCGTGGGTGAGGACAGAAACTCTGTCAACTTATGGTGTTCAAATATTTGCACTTGAATATGTTGAAAATCAGTCGACTACTATCTTTAGATACAGAGTTTATTGACAGTTGTTTTCTTCATCTGATACACAATACAACATATTCTCCTGTCCACAGGTGAAGAGGAGACGCAGAGTAAACAGGGACGTTTCTAAAATGTTTCGTCACGTGAAGGCATACGGAGAGCAGCCCGGTAGAGAGCTCTTTTGTCTGCCTTCTGGTCTGGCATCATTCACACGCTTTGCTCTCAGGTCAGCACTTACAAGAGAGGCTACGATACTGTAGTCTTCTTGTACAAAATGTATACACAGTGATAATGAAATTAGTGTATTTGAAAGACTATGCTTCACTAGATGGGGTTTGATTTGACATCTTATGATGGTTCCTGTTATTGCTGTTTATGGTGGAATCATTGTCTCTTTCATTGTTTAATATTGTTGCCTCCAGCTCACTGGGTCAGGAAGTGTTTTGCTCGGTGCAGGAAGCTGACTATGAGATTGCCAGCTATGCTCGTCAGCACGGCAGTATGGGCATTCTGGGACAGGACTCAGACTTCATCATATACGATAGGTTTGCTAAAATTATCATGTcttaatacttttgtactttgttggattaaaaaaaaaaaaaacttcaaatttGCTGAGAAAGACTTGCACTACAACTCACCGATCAGTGAACTTAAAATGCTGGGATTTTATGTTACTGTTAATCATGGAAAATGTGGATGAACTTTCTGAACTGAACATGTAGTTTTGTTTTCCAAAGTGCCCCCTACTTGTCTGTGGCAAAGCTGCGGATAGACAGCCTCACCACTGTCCTGTACGACCGACAGAGACTCTGCCAAACCATTGGACTGGCTGTTACCCAGCTACCGCTGCTGGCCTGTCTCCTTGGTAACGATGTGGTGTCAGAGGAGCGGATGCAGCATGTCAGAAACAACGCCATGGAAACATACAGGTGTCTGTCttttaatatttgttaaaatataTCTCCCAAAATAAGTCATACCTAGTACTATGTTTAGTTATAAGAACATGAAGACTGGATACACCCGTTCATAATGTAAAACCATATTTTCCACTTCATTTTTAGCCATTTGATGATGAGCCAACTTAGTTCAAACATACATGGGGACATTACATGaccatcattttattgtttcccAGAACAAACGATCCTGCATCACACTCTGGTGCTCCTCAGGGGCAGATGGTGCTAGCTGTATCCCACCTTGTGTGCTCCTTGTGGAGTAGAGAGGAGCAACAGACTGGGCTCATCCCTCAGTCTCTGGATTTGTCAGCTCCTCAAAAAGAACTAGTGAAGAAGGGGGTTCGCTCCTATTTACTGCCCGGACAGGAAGGTCTTCAGCAAGGTGACATTTCTGTgcctccctgtggctttgagaAACACGTTAGTCCAGAAATATTAAAGGTACGTTCTTTACATCATTCTGTCTTTGACGCTGTGAGAGTAACTATTGCCACATTGGcttattatgtttttaattttcttcccCCAGGCATGTAGAGAGAAGCACGTAGCAGCAGAGGGTTACATGGTTTACAGTGTTGTGTGTGAGGGAGTCATTGAATGTAGCAACACTCTGGAGGACGAGGAGGACGCTGAGTTGCAGCCTCAGGCTCTTGTCTACAAGCCATGCAGACAACGCATCTacgggctgctgctgctgcaggggcATGATGGTGGGACAGTAGATTTACTGCagctcataaacacacacacatagatacaaATGCACTATGGCAACACCATACACTCAGTCCAAAAACCACATATCTAAGCATGAAgtcacaaacagacaaatgttCATGTGAAGGTAGACACCTGCAGATTTGTTGTGgttgaaagaacaaacaaaaatgtttttttttttggcagtccAAGACTAACCTTGATTTTGCGTGTCTTCAGGCAGCAGTGACGACCTTCCAGCAATTAAGGAATGGTTTGTCTACCCTGGAAATCCTCTGAAGGAACCTGAAATAGTTCCCGCTGTCCCAAACAGCCTTCCAGGTACTGTACTTGATAGTTTCTACATATATTGGTCTCTGTATTTTTTAGCTCAGGTTAGGACAAAATCTGGTTCCAATCTAGTAAGACCAGCTGatgcaaatgaaaaagatgaaggTATGAGGGGTTTTGATGATTTTCTTCTCGTTAGGATGACATTTTCCCAGTCTTGGGTAATGCACTCTAAATTTACAAAGCTAAGATAAGCAACAAAGACAATATCAACAAACTAGTTTTTTGGTAATAGAAAAATCTACAATGTTTCCAGGGAATGGAAACTTAAAGggacacaaatatattttttactctGGACCgtattttcacatgtttttgtgtctcagtgactTAATAGGAACAAAATTTTTTGAAACTGACGCAGCAGCGAAActataatgtaatgtattccCCACAGGCAgttgtgcactgtcaatttatggCCATTGAAAGTGCttctttttgccactgacaggctcagattgttattacagGTGTCTGACGACATTACGGAAAAGACtctacagagaaattaaatgatTTTCTTTACCTATCGCTAGTCTGTTTTATTGTGACCATGTCTGGCTCACAGAAGTCTTGTTCTGAATCTCCCAAGAAGTGACTTGTTGCACGAAAAGCAACGGTGAAAAATGCGGTGGAAACATtagtgagagttggagagaggatTACAAGATTTCAGTGAGGCTTCTCCTTGAGTAACACTTGGTTACATGCACTAACAAACAGATTGGATCAGCTAAAGGCAAAGAAAATGTGTGATTTCTTTGTGGGgtcttttccataatgttgtaaGACGCTTCAAAAACgatctgaacctgtcagtggcaaaaacaagcacttttaatggacacaAATTGTCAGTGAACAGTTGCACATTGGGATTACATTGCagtctgtttcactgctgcagctaTGGCTGCCTCTCTCAATattggaccaatttaaaaaaccaTTGTCGCCATTCAtcacttagacacagaaacatgggaaaatagagtccaggttcaaaaataccaaagttttcTTTCAACTTAGCTTGAGACCAACTTCTTTGGCATCACTGGCCATCAGAATGACTGAAGAATGAGAAGTTGCCTCTGGTTATGCTTAATACATCAAAGACATTATGTCACATTTCATGCAGTGATATTATTGTTTCTCTGTCTCAATGTGTAGGTGATCAGCCCAGTCTGGACTCGTTATGGTTTGGTTCTGGTTCTGAAGTTTCTGCTCTTCGCCTGACGTGCTTCCTTTCGATTTTTGACTGCCAGGAGTTCTCAGAGTTGCATGGAGCCATTGAGGACTCTCTCCTGGCTGCTCTCTGCCTGGTCACTCACATAGTCCTCCAGGTACTGTCAATTCTGTCTTGTTTCTTTGATAGATTTCAATAGGAGatgaaaagaaaggaaacagaGCACATTAGCCAAATTCAAACCAATGCTGAGGAGAGTAGTTATTgaacaaaaattaaatgaatttcACAGGAAAAGGTGTGTATGAAGGGAAACTGTAAACCTCAGTCAAAGATTTGTACAGGCAGTCCAATGATTTGATTATGGAAGTTATTCACCTCCATGTTTCCTCATGTTTCACTGTGACTGATGTGACTGTTTTGGTTTCTTCGGTCAGGCTGCATGTTTGGCTTAGCCTCAATGAAGAAATTAAGCCGTTAAATGAAACAGTGGAGCACAATGGCATCAGTTTGTACTTAGGCATTTCATAATACCAGTGTATGGGTAGTGAAGCCTCACCTGGTGATTTatgtaaacaaaaaatgaaagaccAAATGTTTTCAGTGACAATTGAACACACAAGGCAGCTTTTGATTTAGGATTTACATCTATAACATATACAACAATTACTCCGCTCTTTTGTCAACTTGTGATTTGAAGTTAAACATCACTTGTTGACGGTCTGTTCTGTGTTGCTTTGTCACTGCTTAATGGTCGCCACTATCACCCATTGAGTGCCCAGTTTAGCCACAGACACTGGTCTTTGTAACTCCAGCTCTTGCATCAACAACTCCTCTGATAACCACCCAGGGGCTTTGAATATCTTAAGACCCATTTCTTAATTCACTTTATGACAGTCTTGTCCATGTTTTGCTTGTAAATTTTCAGCTATAAACACGTGGGCTGTTTTTAATCCTGTTGTAATGCcgtgtttttgattttaatcCCTTCAACACAGTGACTACTTTTCAAAGTGTGTGAAAGAAGAAGagatgtgtgtttttggtttgtaCATATTGCATTGACGTCATCTGACTGAGCTTCAAAACAGCAGAGATCACAAGATCACATCACCAGGATAAAGATGCATGCGTCATTTTGCAGAAGCTAAACAAAAATTAGATTgtacattcatacattcattgaTCAACAGTGTAACAAACGAAGTCCTTAAGTTATAGCTCAAATGACCTGAATCTTAAGTGTTATCTTGAGTTTTCAAAAAGTGCTCATGAGGTTAGACTTGCCTTTCATATTTCCGAATAATGCTTATATTCAAACATCTTTTTGTGTCACAAAATATACCATACATTAGTTTTGTATCTCAAGGGAGTGTGATTTAGTATTGCACCTCTCCACGTTGTTTGACTCCTGATGgacattgacaaaaaaaaaaagttcaaaatcaaagcagcagaaccagagatatcGTCTTTTTTATTCCAAGCACTCTTCCTCCTGTCAGAATCACAATGCAACTCAAGGTTTGGGTGTTTTTTGCTAGCAGTGTAGTGTAGCCCAGAGTCTTTTGCCTCTAGCAAAGAGGAGGAGTGGGCTCGAGGTCTGGTAAGTTCAAGATTTTTAATGCCTCTGTGTCTTGCAACAGCCGTAACTGGaggtattatgtttttgggttgtctgtctcattcccgtgaacgtgatatctcagaacgccttgagggaatgtcttcagatttggcacaaacgtccagttTGAGACAAGAATGACCAGAGTAGATTTTGTTGGTTAAAGCTCAAAGGTCAGTCATATTTTCAGtcataacttaagaattcagATGCTAATTGTCACAACACTTCAGACGAATGTCAAACAGAATAAAATCATGAAGTGATTACATTTTATGTCTAAAAGGGCAacggtcaacttcactgtgacatcataatgttctacaaaATCACTTTTCAGGCCTATACTCcacaccataactcaggaacagatggggagacatttggtcagaattGGGggcactaatcttgggtgtccatcttgaaactgggTTGATTGtctagatcttctgtgctgccaggttgaagacgtgtgtgaagcatccacgttttAGAATGTGTAGCTTctctgcagcaacatccatattatTAAGCACTGCCTACTATCATGGCTACTTATGAGTCTGTAAACTGtcactgcaacttgactggttggcagaGGCATACAGCCGTGAgatggtaattctagtttcattttcaaacttgtgGTCTTcatgactcaagtgacatcacttaagGCAAGTGATTCAATTTTgtgcagctccctctggagcagCAAGACTTCATACAACTTTTTACATATATGCAATAGTGCTCCCCAGTATCTGTAAACggactttgatgtgtaaaattggtgtagttcccctttaatggtACAAGTAGCCTCTTATACACATTGTCCTGTCCTGCATAAATAGCCTGTTGCTTCCTCTGCAGCATCAACCAAATGTAATTCAATACCAATCTTGTATTTAATTGAGGAACTGTAAAGTGTCCTCTCCTGCTGTATCCTCATGTAGTTATTAAGTTGAACCAAATAAGTTCCTAACATTTAAGCTCTACAATTGCAGCTCTagtttacaataaaaacatgtgatcAGTTTGCTATGAAGGAGCAGTGTTGGACTCTGGCTCTGGTTGACTGGCCACAGTCAAACACACGATCAGTGACGTTTTAACCAACTAGCTGAACAGGATTTTAACCCGACACCTTTGTAAGTTAGACCTGTTTCTACAATATAATTTTACCCATCAGCACTctgttcagacagacagagttgaACACTCAGAGATACAGAGGTCAACAGACCGCCATTCAGACAGATGCAGATTTTTTTGGAAAACAGACAGACGGACGCTTGGAGTCAATCATTTAAGTGGCTGAAGGagcaacagacagacagcagagtggCTTGTTTGATGGCTCGTTAGCTGAGTAGTCAGGCTGACAGACAACAGTAGCTGTTGTTGTGCGATCACTGCTGCATTCACATTCCCTCGTCACTCTTCAATTTAAATAGCTTcaggatttgtttgttttgtacacaCAGCTGGGCAGCCTTGTTTCTGCATTCAGCATTGTTTCTTTCTATGTTGAATTGTTGCACAGAgagcagacaaaacaaactgacccacACAGAAGACGCACTGGGATGTGATTGCATTGGCTAACCATATattttcctgtgtgtttgtgtgtgtgttttcagggcCAAACTTTGTCTCAAGAGGATGTTGATGCCTACCTGAGCCAGGCTGTGTGTCTGAGACTAAAATCCCCCAAGGAGCTCCAACAGATCAAGgtcagtttcaaacacaaacgcacacacactgcatataTGCTccactgtttattatttttaaccaATAAtacccatgtttttaaaaaggagCACATCAGTCTACTGAttttcactcattcattttGTCCGAATGCACCATAAAGTTGTGGTGTTTCCTGCTGCGAGAAGACAATGTCCTCTGCAGTTTACAGTAAACAAGGTCGTCTTGTGACAAACACAGCTCAGAAAATGTTTCCAATAATAGAAAGTGAGAAGAAAAATGGGGAGAAAACACAAATAAGCTGCTGATTGAGTCTtcagaaaatcaaacaaacaagcacacaaCCAAAACACCCCAAACAATTATGGTTAAACTCTAAAGTGGCTGTAAAGCAAATGGCAATTTTTGTAttatagatttttaaaaaatcaaatgctgaaatgaaaacacatatgtttccatattctttattttccatattctttattttatttatttatttatttttttgatgaaTAAGATCCCAAATAACATATTGACAAGCACAACCTGAAAACTGATGGCTTATTATGATATGACTGTCACAGCTGAAGCAGCTGTAGTTACATTTTATATCTGTAAACAGTTTTGCAGTTGTTATAGCTGATGATCAAGTTTATTGTGTAAACTACAAACAAAGTAGCACTACCTGCTGACGCTGGTAAAACATGTTACATAactcttaaaggtccagtgtgcaggatttattggcatctagcagtgaggctGCAGAATTGAAACCACTCCCGTTTGCTAaatgtgtaggagaactatggtggctaatgcaaatggccctttcaagagccagtgcttggtttgtccactctgggttac from Epinephelus moara isolate mb chromosome 1, YSFRI_EMoa_1.0, whole genome shotgun sequence harbors:
- the fam120b gene encoding constitutive coactivator of peroxisome proliferator-activated receptor gamma isoform X2; translation: MGVKGLQYFMDCCCPGACVTVNLREMARQHADKSQQDPTIVVDGMACLRHWYSCKDWICGGQWREYMDVLKRWVEAFTSAGIRLVFFFDGVVEEKKRQAWVKRRRRVNRDVSKMFRHVKAYGEQPGRELFCLPSGLASFTRFALSSLGQEVFCSVQEADYEIASYARQHGSMGILGQDSDFIIYDSAPYLSVAKLRIDSLTTVLYDRQRLCQTIGLAVTQLPLLACLLGNDVVSEERMQHVRNNAMETYRTNDPASHSGAPQGQMVLAVSHLVCSLWSREEQQTGLIPQSLDLSAPQKELVKKGVRSYLLPGQEGLQQGDISVPPCGFEKHVSPEILKACREKHVAAEGYMVYSVVCEGVIECSNTLEDEEDAELQPQALVYKPCRQRIYGLLLLQGHDGSSDDLPAIKEWFVYPGNPLKEPEIVPAVPNSLPGDQPSLDSLWFGSGSEVSALRLTCFLSIFDCQEFSELHGAIEDSLLAALCLVTHIVLQGQTLSQEDVDAYLSQAVCLRLKSPKELQQIKLPFLSSRAVQLGSLYIRGLSHLLGANCASGCPLPNAALMPWHSFDGRLFHSKYLLAHSGTEKSVLLDSDSSCLSLFLHLREKLTETCRKQGRVLQSRPRVTEHKTTPGPRYRGRHTGRPPGGENWRERGETTGDHRHGGGGWRERGEARGDPREYENSERLWDRGGGMRGGHFHPHPHSYSNWHDGGPQNWSRPPRQSRGRSYGNTGRYQLAPRWSQPPAPGT
- the fam120b gene encoding constitutive coactivator of peroxisome proliferator-activated receptor gamma isoform X1, with amino-acid sequence MGVKGLQYFMDCCCPGACVTVNLREMARQHADKSQQGFTTTANTTNPTIVVDGMACLRHWYSCKDWICGGQWREYMDVLKRWVEAFTSAGIRLVFFFDGVVEEKKRQAWVKRRRRVNRDVSKMFRHVKAYGEQPGRELFCLPSGLASFTRFALSSLGQEVFCSVQEADYEIASYARQHGSMGILGQDSDFIIYDSAPYLSVAKLRIDSLTTVLYDRQRLCQTIGLAVTQLPLLACLLGNDVVSEERMQHVRNNAMETYRTNDPASHSGAPQGQMVLAVSHLVCSLWSREEQQTGLIPQSLDLSAPQKELVKKGVRSYLLPGQEGLQQGDISVPPCGFEKHVSPEILKACREKHVAAEGYMVYSVVCEGVIECSNTLEDEEDAELQPQALVYKPCRQRIYGLLLLQGHDGSSDDLPAIKEWFVYPGNPLKEPEIVPAVPNSLPGDQPSLDSLWFGSGSEVSALRLTCFLSIFDCQEFSELHGAIEDSLLAALCLVTHIVLQGQTLSQEDVDAYLSQAVCLRLKSPKELQQIKLPFLSSRAVQLGSLYIRGLSHLLGANCASGCPLPNAALMPWHSFDGRLFHSKYLLAHSGTEKSVLLDSDSSCLSLFLHLREKLTETCRKQGRVLQSRPRVTEHKTTPGPRYRGRHTGRPPGGENWRERGETTGDHRHGGGGWRERGEARGDPREYENSERLWDRGGGMRGGHFHPHPHSYSNWHDGGPQNWSRPPRQSRGRSYGNTGRYQLAPRWSQPPAPGT